The proteins below come from a single Pichia kudriavzevii chromosome 2, complete sequence genomic window:
- a CDS encoding uncharacterized protein (PKUD0B00170; similar to Saccharomyces cerevisiae YFL045C (SEC53); ancestral locus Anc_8.9), producing the protein MSFADREFPKTICLFDVDGTLTPARLTVSPEMKQVLKELRKKCAIGFVGGSDFSKQLEQLGPTVLEDFDYCFSENGLTAYKQGKALPAQSFINWIGEDKYNELCKFILRYLADLDLPFRRGTFIEFRKGMINVSPVGRNCNTEERNEYEKFDLPNKVRENMVLALRENFKDLDLTYSIGGQISFDVFPTGWDKTYCLRHLEDEKFDTIHFFGDKSYKGGNDYEIYTDERTIGHAVTSPEDTIAQLKEIFKF; encoded by the coding sequence ATGTCCTTTGCAGATAGAGAATTCCCAAAGACCATTTGTCTTTTTGACGTTGATGGAACCCTAACTCCTGCCAGATTAACCGTCTCTCCGGAGATGAAACAAGTCTTGAAAGAATTGCGTAAAAAGTGTGCCATTGGTTTTGTTGGTGGCTCTGATTTCTCCAAGCAGTTAGAACAATTAGGTCCAACTGTCTTGGAAGACTTTGACTACTGTTTCTCTGAAAACGGTTTAACTGCATACAAGCAAGGTAAAGCTTTACCAGCGCAATCTTTTATTAATTGGATTGGTGAAGACAAATACAATGAGCTATGTAAGTTCATTCTCAGATATTTGGCGGATTTGGACTTACCTTTCAGAAGAGGTaccttcattgaattcagAAAAGGTATGATCAACGTTTCCCCCGTCGGTAGAAACTGTAACACTGAAGAGAGAAACGAATACGAAAAATTCGACTTACCAAACAAGGTCAGAGAAAACATGGTTCTAGCCTTGAGGGAGAATTTCAAGGATTTGGACTTGACCTATTCCATCGGTGGTCAAATCTCCTTTGACGTTTTCCCAACTGGTTGGGACAAGACTTATTGTTTAAGACATttagaagatgaaaaattcGATACTATCCATTTCTTCGGTGACAAGTCCTACAAGGGTGGTAACGATTATGAAATCTACACCGACGAAAGAACTATTGGTCATGCTGTCACTTCTCCTGAAGACACTATTGCCCAACTAAAGGaaatttttaaattctAA
- a CDS encoding uncharacterized protein (PKUD0B00180; similar to Saccharomyces cerevisiae YMR062C (ARG7); ancestral locus Anc_2.628), with protein sequence MLRHVAKRSFGSLGIPQNKLKYIPKGGFYPKGFKVGSVASHVKKTGAPDLALIHSAKPCTAAGVFTTNKFKAAPVIVDKENLTLKKNEDFHSIIINSGCANAVTGNGGLSDAKDIINYVDKALHGTTYPVSKTLTMSTGVIGQRLQVDKIKSGIDNIVTEIDSQHEDWLKCAKGIMTTDTFPKLISRNFKINGIEYNIAGLVKGAGMICPNMATLLGLIITDAPIESITLQNLLSKSVDKSFNCISVDGDMSTNDTILSLSNGQSGGELITEQSGEVYEVFEKNFKEIAIELAKLVVRDGEGATKFITIKVKNAKNDEEAKQAANSVSNSALVKTAMFGKDANWGRILCAIGYSEIDVEPTKTNVSFVPSDGSAELKLLVNGEPQLVDENRASEILEHEDLEIAIDLGLEGKGECTFWTCDLTHDYVTINGDYRS encoded by the coding sequence ATGTTAAGACATGTTGCAAAGAGATCATTTGGATCGCTAGGAATCCCACAAAATAAGCTAAAGTATATTCCTAAAGGAGGATTCTACCCTAAGGGTTTCAAAGTAGGATCAGTAGCTTCCCATGTGAAGAAAACAGGAGCACCCGATCTAGCTTTAATTCATTCAGCCAAACCATGCACAGCTGCAGGTGTCTTTACGACTAACAAGTTCAAAGCAGCACctgttattgttgataaGGAAAACTTAACGCTCAAGAAAAACGAAGACTTCCATTCGATTATAATTAATTCAGGCTGTGCCAATGCTGTCACTGGAAACGGTGGGTTGTCGGATGCAAAGGACATCATAAACTACGTTGATAAAGCATTGCATGGAACAACATACCCTGTATCTAAAACACTGACAATGTCAACGGGTGTCATTGGACAGAGACTACAAGTGGATAAGATCAAGTCAGGTATTGACAACATAGTGACGGAAATTGACTCACAGCATGAAGACTGGCTCAAATGTGCCAAGGGAATAATGACAACCGACACGTTTCCTAAATTAATATCtagaaatttcaagattaaTGGAATTGAGTACAATATTGCGGGTCTGGTCAAAGGTGCCGGTATGATTTGTCCCAACATGGCGACTCTGTTGGGTCTGATTATCACAGATGCCCCAATAGAGTCAATCACCTTACAGAATTTGCTTAGTAAGTCTGTTGataaatctttcaattgTATATCGGTGGATGGTGATATGTCTACCAACGATACCATTTTGTCATTATCAAATGGTCAATCTGGTGGAGAATTGATCACCGAGCAGTCTGGAGAGGTTTACGAggtttttgaaaagaacTTCAAAGAGATTGCCATTGAATTGGCAAAACTAGTTGTGAGAGACGGAGAAGGTGCTACCAAATTCATCACAATCAAGGTGAAGAATGCCAAAAACGATGAAGAGGCGAAACAAGCGGCAAACTCTGTCTCTAACTCTGCATTGGTCAAGACTGCCATGTTTGGTAAAGACGCCAATTGGGGTAGAATTTTATGTGCAATTGGATATTCTGAAATCGATGTTGAGCCTACGAAAACCAACGTTTCCTTCGTTCCAAGTGATGGAAGTGCAGAACTGAAGTTGTTAGTCAATGGAGAGCCGCAACTAGTTGACGAAAATAGAGCAAGTGAAATCCTCGAGCACGAAGACCTTGAAATTGCCATCGATCTTGGTCTCGAAGGAAAAGGTGAGTGCACCTTCTGGACATGTGACTTGACTCACGACTACGTGACTATTAATGGAGACTACAGGTCGTGA
- a CDS encoding uncharacterized protein (PKUD0B00120; similar to Saccharomyces cerevisiae YKR095W-A (PCC1); ancestral locus Anc_5.705), whose amino-acid sequence MPFPVSVQVNIPFGSIEQARIARDALRPDPVLKSDQSSLEYSVQDSQLNISVRGVDDRIVRVSVNNVLENLKTIIECFEVFSQSG is encoded by the coding sequence ATGCCATTCCCCGTATCGGTGCAGGTCAATATCCCCTTTGGATCTATTGAACAGGCAAGAATTGCTCGTGATGCTCTCAGACCAGACCCTGTCCTCAAGTCTGACCAGTCCTCGTTGGAGTATTCTGTGCAAGACTCTCAATTGAACATCTCGGTGAGGGGGGTCGACGACAGAATAGTGAGGGTATCTGTCAACAACGTACTGGAAAATCTAAAGACCATAATTGAGTGTTTTGAAGTCTTCTCGCAGTCGGGTTGA
- a CDS encoding uncharacterized protein (PKUD0B00100; similar to Saccharomyces cerevisiae YML094W (GIM5); ancestral locus Anc_8.873), giving the protein MSVDLNTLQPQQLMAVKQTTQTELAHLQSSYDALNVARKKYKDCISSVNNIVKSGEQEMLVPLTSSLYVRGTNAVDKFKIDIGTGYFVEKDDKEATSFFDKRINKLSSDSGKLQALIEEKLQLLNKINGVIREKIALAQQQQQQQQQQAQQEKAGTQQDA; this is encoded by the coding sequence ATGTCCGTTGATTTAAATACACTACAGCCACAACAACTGATGGCAGTCAAGCAGACTACACAAACAGAATTGGCACATCTGCAGTCCAGTTATGATGCGTTGAACGTTGCCAGAAAGAAATATAAGGACTGTATTTCGAGCGTGAACAACATCGTCAAGAGCGGCGAGCAAGAGATGCTTGTGCCACTTACATCCTCTCTTTACGTCCGTGGGACAAACGCTGTGGACAAATTTAAAATTGATATTGGAACAGGATATTTTGTCGAAAAGGATGACAAAGAGGCAACTTCTTTTTTCGACAAGAGAATCAACAAGTTGAGTAGCGATTCTGGTAAACTGCAGGCACTGATAGAGGAGAAATTACAATTATTGAACAAGATCAACGGTGTAATCAGAGAGAAAATTGCTCTTGcacagcaacagcagcaacagcagcagcagcaagCCCAACAAGAGAAAGCTGGAACCCAACAGGACGCATAA
- a CDS encoding uncharacterized protein (PKUD0B00110; similar to Saccharomyces cerevisiae YJL153C (INO1); ancestral locus Anc_1.195), whose product MPSIKVNTDRVTYTKDTLTSNYTYENSIVTKSNDTFEVNNVSTDLTFKLDLKVPKIGVMLVGLGGNNGTTFVAASLANKHGIEFQTKEGPLKANYFGSVTQSSTIKLGIDENGEDVYVPFNSLVPMVNPNDFVISGWDISKLNLYEGMKRAQVLEYDLREQLKTYMEKIQPLKSVYYPDFIALNQDSRADNCINRDGESGEVNTKDKWSHVEAIRKDISNFKKDNGLDSVFVLWTANTERYSDLIKGVNDTSENLLKSIKEGHEEVSASTVFAVASILEGCPYINGSPQNTFVPGVIDLAMKNDVFIGGDDFKSGQTKFKSVMAQYLVDAGIKIRSIASYNHLGNNDGYNLSSPRQFRSKEISKASVVDDVIASNDILYGNGEKIDHCIVIKYLQAVGDSKVAMDEYYSELMLGGHNRISIHNICEDSLLATPLIIDLLVMTEFLTRVRVSKNGGKDEKMYGVLSFLSYWLKAPLTRENYKPVNALNKQRMAIDNFLRILVGLKPLEELRFEERLK is encoded by the coding sequence ATGCCATCCATTAAGGTCAACACAGATAGAGTCACCTACACTAAGGACACCCTTACCTCCAACTATACTTATGAGAACTCCATTGTTACCAAAAGTAACGATACTTTTGAAGTTAACAACGTTTCCACAGACTTAACATTCAAGCTTGATTTGAAAGTCCCAAAAATTGGTGTCATGCTTGTTGGTTTGGGTGGTAACAACGGTACCACATTTGTTGCTGCATCATTGGCAAACAAACATGGCATTGAGTTTCAAACAAAGGAAGGTCCACTTAAAGCCAACTATTTTGGTTCTGTTACCCAATCATCCACTATCAAGTTAGGTATCGATGAGAATGGTGAAGATGTCTATGTTCCATTCAACTCGTTGGTTCCTATGGTCAATCCAAACGACTTTGTAATCTCCGGTTGGGACATTAGTAAGCTTAACTTGTATGAAGGTATGAAGAGAGCACAAGTCTTGGAGTACGATTTAAGAGAACAACTGAAGACATACATGGAAAAGATCCAACCATTAAAGTCCGTCTATTATCCAGACTTTATTGCATTGAATCAAGATTCCAGAGCAGACAACTGTATCAACAGAGATGGTGAAAGTGGTGAAGTCAACACCAAGGACAAGTGGTCTCACGTTGAGGCAATTAGAAAGGACATTTCCAACTTCAAGAAGGACAATGGTTTGGATAGTGTCTTTGTTTTATGGACTGCCAACACCGAACGTTATTctgatttgatcaaaggTGTCAATGATACCAGTGAGAATCTGCTCAAATCAATCAAGGAGGGACACGAGGAAGTTTCTGCTAGTACTGTATTTGCCGTTGCGTCCATTTTAGAAGGATGTCCATACATCAATGGTTCTCCACAAAACACCTTTGTTCCAGGGGTTATTGATTTAGCAATGAAGaatgatgttttcattgGTGGTGACGATTTCAAGAGTGGCCAAACCAAGTTCAAGTCTGTCATGGCACAGTACTTGGTCGATGCGGGCATCAAGATTAGATCCATTGCAAGTTACAACCATTTAGGTAATAACGATGGCTATAATCTATCATCGCCAAGACAATTCAGAAGTAAGGAGATCTCCAAAGCGTCTGTTGTTGACGATGTCATTGCCTCCAATGACATTTTATACGGGAACGGCGAGAAGATTGATCATTGTATAGTCATCAAGTATTTACAAGCGGTTGGAGATTCTAAAGTCGCAATGGATGAGTATTACAGTGAATTGATGCTTGGAGGTCACAACAGAATTTCAATCCATAATATCTGCGAGGATTCATTACTTGCCACGCCTTTGATTATCGATTTACTGGTTATGACTGAGTTCTTAACCCGTGTACGTGTCAGTAAGAATGGCGGtaaagatgaaaagatGTATGGAGTGTTGAGTTTCTTGAGTTATTGGTTGAAGGCGCCATtaacaagagaaaattacAAACCCGTCAATGCCTTGAACAAGCAAAGAATGGCAATTGATAATTTCTTGAGAATCTTGGTTGGGCTAAAGCCTTTGGAAGAACTGAGATTTGAAGAGAGATTAAAGTAA
- a CDS encoding uncharacterized protein (PKUD0B00140; Pfam Domains: Complex1_51K(2e-74)|NADH_4Fe-4S(5.2e-20)|SLBB(6.3e-09)) — translation MLVYNYQDQTVRHVIIHTMFSMKSSSINKQIKSIREARRLFATLESTPNRVHGGLKDKDRIFQNLYLQNSKKQGAEPWDVKASEKIGDWYKTKEILLKGDKWIIDEIKKSGLRGRGGAGFPTGLKWSFMNPPNWEKNVGPRYLVVNADEGEPGTCKDREIIRKEPQKLIEGCLVAGRAMNATAAYIYIRGEFYNEAVILQHAIDDAYKQGKIGKNACGSGYDFDVYIHRGMGAYICGEETALIESIEGKQGKPRMKPPFPAGVGLFGRPSTVANVESVSVAPTIVRRGADWFASFGRERNSGTKLFCVSGSVNEPCTFEEEMSLPLRDVIEKHCGGVVGGWDNLLAVIPGGSSTPILDAETCQDQLMDYDALRDAGSGLGTAAVIVMNKQYDVIRGIQRLSAFYKHESCGQCTPCREGSTYISKMMDRFVVGQANEKEIQQALELTHQVCGHSICAMGEAFSWPYQGLVKSFKPLMLERIKQYKAQHGLTDGGLNHGGWYEGAEIKNGEVINNPMPREAFHGHH, via the coding sequence ATGTTAGTTTACAACTATCAAGACCAAACAGTCAGGCACGTCATCATACACACGATGTTCAGCATGAAGAGCAGCAGCATCAACAAGCAGATCAAGAGCATTAGGGAGGCCAGACGTCTCTTTGCGACGTTGGAGTCGACGCCAAACAGAGTGCATGGCGGTTTAAAGGACAAGGATAGAATCTTTCAGAATCTATACTTACAGAACTCGAAGAAACAGGGTGCAGAGCCATGGGACGTGAAGGCGTCCGAGAAGATCGGTGACTGGTACAAGACCAAGGAGATTCTCTTGAAAGGTGACAAGTGGATCATTGATGAGATCAAGAAGTCTGGACTTAGAGGTAGAGGTGGTGCCGGTTTCCCTACTGGTCTCAAATGGTCCTTTATGAATCCCCCAAACTGGGAGAAGAACGTTGGTCCAAGGTACTTGGTTGTGAATGCCGACGAGGGTGAGCCGGGTACCTGTAAGGATAGAGAAATCATTAGAAAGGAGCCACAAAAGTTGATTGAAGGGTGTTTAGTTGCAGGTAGAGCCATGAATGCAACTGCAGCATACATCTATATCAGAGGTGAGTTTTACAACGAAGCGGTTATTCTACAACATGCCATTGACGATGCCTACAAACAAGGCAAGATTGGTAAAAATGCATGTGGTTCAGGTTACGACTTTGATGTTTACATCCACAGAGGTATGGGTGCATATATCTGTGGTGAAGAAACTGCGCTTATTGAGTCCATCGAGGGTAAGCAAGGTAAGCCAAGAATGAAGCCTCCTTTCCCTGCCGGCGTTGGTTTGTTTGGTAGACCTTCCACTGTTGCCAATGTCGAATCGGTTTCTGTTGCTCCAACCATTGTCAGAAGAGGTGCCGATTGGTTTGCAAGCTTCGGTagagaaagaaattcaGGTACAAAGTTGTTTTGTGTTTCCGGTAGTGTTAATGAGCCTTGTacatttgaagaagaaatgtCATTACCTCTAAGAGACgttattgaaaaacattgtggtggtgttgttggtggTTGGGACAACTTATTGGCCGTTATTCCAGGTGGTTCCTCAACTCCTATTTTGGATGCTGAGACTTGTCAAGATCAACTGATGGATTACGATGCACTTAGAGATGCAGGTTCTGGTTTGGGTACTGCAGCAGTTATTGTTATGAACAAACAGTATGACGTCATTAGAGGTATACAAAGATTATCTGCATTCTACAAACATGAGTCCTGTGGTCAATGTACTCCATGTAGAGAAGGTTCCACTTACATCTCCAAGATGATGGACAGATTTGTTGTTGGTCAAGCcaatgaaaaggaaatccAACAGGCTTTAGAACTTACTCACCAAGTTTGTGGCCATTCCATCTGTGCCATGGGAGAAGCGTTCAGTTGGCCATACCAAGGGTTAGTCAAGTCCTTCAAGCCATTGATGcttgaaagaatcaagCAATACAAGGCACAACACGGCTTAACCGATGGTGGTTTGAACCATGGTGGTTGGTACGAAGGTGCTGAAATCAAGAACGGTGAAGTGATCAACAACCCAATGCCAAGAGAAGCCTTCCATGGCCACCATTAG
- a CDS encoding uncharacterized protein (PKUD0B00150; similar to Saccharomyces cerevisiae YBR187W (GDT1); ancestral locus Anc_8.557) codes for MKLSKVLSAFILVSGAVAVYPPPEGVDTNAEGLVTIQNVNQLENNKNLDTKDSEADQQLPKSSVPSGDSKKKAATSLHDSETLTPFYSFYLAISMIVVSEIGDKTFLIAAIMAMRYPRMVVFSAASSALVIMTVLSGAIGHILPQLLSPTITRTAAAVLFFAFGIKLLRESFETSKDAGVEDELAEVEEEISTVELNELSSDLEKGIKVDASDWKTKLKNLLSYISSPIWYQTFMMTFLGEWGDRSQITTIAMAAGADWDMIILGGSIGHVLCTLLAVLGGKYVSTKISLKTILLGGSIAFFIFSGLYGYSAYYE; via the coding sequence ATGAAGCTCTCCAAAGTTTTATCTGCCTTTATTCTCGTTTCTGGAGCTGTGGCAGTCTACCCCCCACCAGAAGGTGTTGATACAAATGCCGAAGGTTTGGTTACTATCCAAAATGTCAACCAATTggaaaacaataaaaatcTCGATACAAAGGACTCTGAAGCTGATCAACAGCTTCCCAAGTCGTCTGTTCCATCCGGtgattccaagaaaaaagcTGCAACTAGTTTGCATGACAGTGAGACACTAACACCATTTTATTCCTTTTATTTGGCCATTTCGATGATTGTCGTCAGTGAAATCGGTGACAAAACCTTCCTTATTGCTGCCATTATGGCAATGAGGTATCCACGGATGGTTGTCTTCAGTGCAGCCTCTTCTGCGTTGGTCATCATGACCGTGTTATCTGGTGCTATTGGCCATATTTTACCACAACTCTTATCTCCTACAATCACGAGAACTGCTGCCgctgttttattttttgcaTTCGGTATTAAGTTACTTCGTGAAAGTTTTGAGACATCCAAAGATGCCGGTGTTGAGGATGAACTGgctgaagttgaagaggaaatCTCAACGGTTGAATTGAACGAGCTATCATCTGACTTGGAGAAAGGTATCAAGGTTGACGCATCCGATTGGAAAACCAAACTCAAGAACCTTTTATCTTACATTTCCTCTCCAATTTGGTATCAAACATTCATGATGACCTTTTTGGGTGAATGGGGTGACAGGTCTCAAATCACTACAATTGCCATGGCAGCGGGCGCCGATTGGGATATGATCATCCTCGGCGGCTCCATTGGCCATGTACTGTGCACATTATTGGCAGTTCTGGGAGGCAAATACGTCTCCACAAAGATCAGTTTGAAAACGATTCTTTTGGGCGGCTCTATTGcattctttatcttttctGGATTATATGGGTATTCAGCATATTACGAATAA
- a CDS encoding uncharacterized protein (PKUD0B00130; similar to Saccharomyces cerevisiae YDR256C (CTA1); ancestral locus Anc_8.497) produces the protein MSNNPPVYTTSSGCPISDPFSTQRISVDTEGYEYKTPVGPLLLQDFKLIDSLAHFDRERIPERVVHAKGAGAYGYFEVTEDISDICSAKFLNKVGKKTKIFTRFSTVGGETGSPDTARDPRGFSTKFYTEEGNLDLVYNNTPIFFIRDPTKFPHFIHTQKRNPQTHLKDANMFWDYLTNNVESLHQVMYLFSERGTPASMRTMNGYSGHTYKWYNAKGEWHYVQVHFISRQGVHNLNNEQAGKLAGENPDYHTQDLFESIEKGEYPVWDCYIQTMTLEQAKKLPFSVFDLTKVWPHSDFPLRHFGKFVLNENPQNYFAETEQVAFSPSNTVPSMQPSNDPVLQSRLFSYPDTHRHRLGPNFHQIPINCPLKSGSFAPQIRDGPMCVDGNLGATPNYAGAYNCPVQYAAPAKISPKGTDEKYIDEVVPVHWEITDYDFVQPAKFWDVLGRTPGEQEALVHNVAAHVSAAKPFIQERVCDYFSKANPVIGKLIKEELKKLAKL, from the coding sequence ATGTCTAACAACCCCCCAGTTTACACCACTTCGAGCGGCTGTCCCATTTCGGACCCATTTTCCACACAGAGAATATCTGTGGACACTGAAGGTTACGAGTATAAGACTCCTGTTGGTCCGCTTCTTTTACAAGACTTCAAGCTGATTGACTCGTTGGCGCATTTCGACAGAGAGAGGATTCCAGAGAGAGTTGTGCATGCCAAGGGTGCCGGTGCGTATGGTTATTTTGAAGTCACTGAAGACATTTCTGACATTTGCAGTGCcaagtttttgaacaagGTTGGCAAGAAGACTAAGATTTTCACCAGATTTTCCACTGTTGGAGGAGAAACGGGTTCTCCAGATACCGCCAGAGACCCTAGGGGGTTTTCGACCAAGTTCTACACCGAGGAGGGAAACCTCGACTTGGTTTATAACAATACTCcgattttctttattagaGACCCAACCAAGTTCCCACATTTCATCCACACGCAAAAGAGAAACCCACAGACCCATTTGAAGGATGCCAATATGTTTTGGGACTATTTGACCAACAATGTGGAATCCTTACACCAGGTGATGTATCTCTTCTCCGAGAGAGGCACTCCTGCATCAATGAGAACAATGAATGGTTATTCTGGCCATACTTATAAATGGTACAATGCCAAGGGCGAATGGCACTATGTCCAAGTGCATTTTATTTCCAGACAGGGAGTCCAcaatttgaacaatgaACAAGCTGGAAAACTGGCTGGTGAAAACCCAGACTACCATACCcaagatttatttgaatcaattgaaaagggTGAATACCCTGTTTGGGATTGTTATATCCAGACCATGACGTTGGAACAGGCCAAGAAGTTGCCATTTTCAGTATTTGACTTGACAAAGGTTTGGCCTCACTCGGATTTCCCACTAAGACATTTTGGTAAGTTTGTTCTTAATGAGAATCCGCAAAACTACTTTGCCGAAACCGAACAGGTTGCATTCTCCCCATCCAACACTGTTCCTTCAATGCAGCCATCCAATGACCCTGTTTTACAGTCTAGGCTGTTTTCCTACCCAGACACTCATAGACATAGATTGGGACCTAATTTCCACCAGATTCCAATCAACTGTCCCTTGAAATCCGGGTCATTTGCGCCTCAAATTAGAGACGGCCCAATGTGTGTTGACGGGAACTTGGGCGCAACTCCTAACTATGCCGGGGCTTACAATTGTCCCGTACAATACGCAGCACCTGCAAAGATTTCTCCAAAGGGAACCGATGAAAAGTACATTGACGAAGTTGTACCTGTTCATTGGGAAATTACCGACTACGATTTTGTCCAGCCAGCAAAGTTTTGGGACGTTTTAGGCCGCACTCCTGGTGAACAAGAAGCTCTAGTTCATAATGTTGCTGCACACGTGAGTGCCGCAAAACCATTTATCCAAGAACGTGTCTGTGATTACTTCTCCAAGGCCAACCCTGTTATTGGCAAGTTGATCAAggaagaattgaagaaactcGCCAAGTTGTGA
- a CDS encoding uncharacterized protein (PKUD0B00160; similar to Saccharomyces cerevisiae YFL046W (FMP32); ancestral locus Anc_8.8), which yields MFGRRCIRSFHTSPLNLSIKGPNFNTQRFVDDITRDGKFTEEQAKVAANIIANSINDGIELYASNLITREVLNKMSYKQKVDFAKLKGELQMIDKSDFNSIKNENERLRSELEKMRIKFKEEINKSLSSVRLDLSLEKGRIREESSIYDLKIKETDTRINQEIYNLKVQIDSVKTTVLQWLFGVCAGTFSLVLAYARLVS from the coding sequence ATGTTTGGTAGAAGATGCATCAGAAGTTTCCATACATCCCCCCTAAATCTCTCCATCAAGGGGCCTAATTTCAACACACAACGATTTGTCGATGATATAACCCGAGATGGCAAATTTACCGAAGAACAGGCAAAAGTTGCAGCTAATATAATTGCGAATTCTATAAATGACGGTATTGAGCTATATGCATCTAACTTGATCACCAGAGAGGTTTTAAATAAAATGTCCTACAAGCAGAAAGTCGATTTTGCCAAATTGAAGGGAGAATTACAGATGATTGACAAGTCCGAtttcaattcaatcaaaaacGAGAACGAAAGGTTGAGGAGTGAGCTTGAGAAGATGAGAATAAAATTCAAGgaagaaataaacaagaGTTTAAGTAGTGTCCGGTTGGATCTAAGTTTGGAGAAGGGAAGAATCAGAGAAGAGAGTAGTATATATGATTTGaagatcaaagaaacagataCTAGAATCAACCAAGAGATTTATAACTTGAAAGTTCAAATTGACAGTGTCAAGACTACTGTCTTACAATGGCTATTTGGTGTTTGCGCAGGTACGTTTTCATTGGTTTTGGCATATGCTAGATTGGTCAGTTAG